In Vibrio syngnathi, the following proteins share a genomic window:
- a CDS encoding TolC family protein: protein MKPTTSVFGINASVVVAAAFVSSAAFISTSALAAASASTQADQQSSTQQLNTLIEIALSQDSNRKQYFAQSQAMRETGIASSTLMDPKLKVGFGGLPVDSFQFDEDPMTNISVGLMQQFERGDTLNLQQKKAGQQADALALQVQARELTVANSMTQLWLELGYQQKAESVIRQNRRLLVELENYVQTNYSIGKSEAQDLLNTQLQVSKLDEKLQANQQVQRRLISQLSEWLGSDWLGSQVLDSQGTLNATNQIDWSLLESKLATNIDSTKHYQLLTDHPLVKISDVSISSNQTQVELAEQAYTPQFGVEVMYAHRQANNMAGEPASDLVSAYLTVDIPLFTGNRQDKNLSAAQYQVGAAKSQKDTLLSQMNAQVNALLVDRSNLIQRLDRYQTSLLPQTAARISAVERGYQNNTAQFNDVILATTDELALKLEQQRLITDLNIVNSKLAALVSGFEYQVNQPQLNSSATKHTANQ, encoded by the coding sequence ATAAAACCAACAACCTCCGTGTTTGGAATAAACGCGAGTGTCGTGGTCGCTGCTGCCTTTGTTTCGAGTGCTGCTTTTATTTCAACCAGTGCTTTAGCTGCTGCGTCTGCTTCAACACAAGCTGATCAACAGAGCTCAACACAGCAACTCAATACATTGATTGAGATAGCATTGAGCCAAGATAGCAATCGAAAGCAGTACTTTGCTCAGTCTCAAGCGATGCGAGAAACGGGCATTGCTAGCTCGACCTTAATGGACCCGAAATTGAAAGTTGGATTTGGCGGTTTGCCTGTCGATAGCTTTCAATTCGACGAAGACCCGATGACCAATATATCGGTAGGGTTGATGCAGCAGTTTGAGCGTGGCGATACGCTTAACCTCCAACAGAAAAAGGCAGGCCAACAGGCAGATGCTTTAGCTTTGCAGGTGCAAGCAAGAGAATTGACGGTTGCGAATAGCATGACGCAGCTTTGGCTTGAGTTAGGTTATCAACAAAAAGCTGAGTCGGTGATACGTCAAAATCGTCGCTTGTTGGTTGAGCTTGAAAACTATGTACAAACCAATTACTCGATTGGTAAAAGTGAAGCGCAAGATCTGCTTAATACTCAGCTCCAAGTGAGCAAGCTTGATGAGAAACTTCAGGCAAACCAACAGGTTCAGCGTCGTCTAATCTCTCAGCTTTCTGAATGGTTGGGTTCTGATTGGCTAGGCTCTCAGGTTCTTGATTCTCAGGGCACACTGAATGCAACTAACCAAATCGATTGGTCATTGTTAGAAAGCAAATTAGCGACCAATATCGATTCAACCAAGCACTACCAGCTACTGACTGACCATCCTTTGGTTAAGATCTCCGATGTCAGTATTTCCTCTAATCAAACTCAGGTTGAATTAGCCGAGCAAGCTTATACCCCGCAGTTTGGGGTGGAAGTGATGTATGCACACCGTCAAGCCAATAACATGGCGGGTGAACCAGCTTCTGATCTGGTAAGTGCTTATCTGACTGTCGACATCCCGCTGTTTACAGGGAACCGACAAGATAAAAACTTATCGGCTGCTCAGTATCAAGTTGGTGCGGCTAAATCTCAAAAAGACACCTTACTTTCCCAAATGAACGCGCAAGTGAATGCATTGCTGGTGGACAGATCAAATCTGATCCAGCGATTAGATCGCTATCAAACGTCCTTGCTTCCTCAAACCGCAGCCCGAATCAGCGCGGTTGAGAGGGGCTATCAAAACAATACCGCTCAGTTTAACGATGTCATTTTAGCAACGACCGATGAGCTGGCGCTTAAGTTAGAGCAACAACGTTTGATCACCGATCTCAACATCGTTAACAGCAAACTGGCAGCGTTAGTCAGTGGCTTTGAATACCAAGTAAACCAACCACAACTCAACTCAAGCGCAACTAAACACACAGCCAATCAATAA
- a CDS encoding efflux RND transporter periplasmic adaptor subunit: protein MSTVKVATIALLVGGALGFGVNHFLINPAHDMSAMATSTGADVSKQAKDEPLYWVAPMDPNYQRDKPGQSPMGMDLIPVYADDSSGVKDEPGTVFIDSSVENNLGVKTAKVKFEALSPRIETVGYVAFDESTLWQTNVRAAGWVEKLYINAVGEKVNKGDVLFTLYSPELVKAQEELISAYKTGRKGLIKGSTERLITLGVDKTQIRAITRKGKASQTIEVKAPADGVIASLNIREGGYLAPAQAVISAGPLGEVWVDAEVFERQAHWISSGSNAVMTLDAIPGKEWLGNVDYVYPILDPKTRTLRVRLKFSNPNGELKPNMFANIALKPISDDAVLTIPRSSVIHSGGMTRVVLSEGEGKYRSARIEVGREAGEKIEVLQGLEQGEHIVTSAHFMLDSESSQSADLSRINGVEEQAETVWANGEISDVMQGSRMVTINHQPVPEWDWPGMVMNFTFAEGLDMSDVKRGKAIDFEMRKTESGQYEVVDYKVNKHKIAGEVWVTGDITMLMSDFGMITVKHQPVPEWNWKAGEMNFQASDDLDLSEFSEGQTIRFLVAKQGSDYVLKSLEPTNSTGEGEL from the coding sequence ATGAGTACAGTAAAAGTAGCAACAATCGCTTTATTGGTCGGTGGTGCATTGGGTTTTGGTGTGAACCATTTTCTAATTAATCCAGCACATGACATGTCAGCAATGGCAACGAGTACAGGCGCAGATGTCAGTAAACAGGCCAAGGATGAACCTCTGTATTGGGTGGCTCCGATGGACCCAAATTATCAGCGAGACAAGCCGGGTCAGTCACCTATGGGGATGGATTTAATCCCTGTTTACGCGGATGACTCAAGTGGTGTTAAAGATGAGCCCGGTACCGTGTTCATTGATTCGTCGGTAGAAAATAATCTGGGTGTCAAAACAGCGAAAGTTAAGTTCGAAGCGCTGTCTCCTCGGATTGAAACCGTGGGTTATGTGGCGTTCGATGAAAGTACATTGTGGCAAACCAACGTAAGAGCAGCTGGTTGGGTTGAGAAGCTCTACATCAACGCTGTGGGTGAGAAGGTAAACAAAGGTGATGTGCTTTTCACACTCTATTCTCCAGAGCTTGTTAAAGCACAAGAAGAGTTGATCAGTGCTTATAAAACGGGTCGTAAAGGTTTGATCAAAGGCTCGACTGAACGCTTAATTACCTTGGGTGTTGATAAGACGCAAATCCGCGCTATTACGCGCAAAGGCAAAGCCTCACAAACCATTGAAGTCAAAGCGCCAGCTGATGGTGTCATCGCAAGTTTGAATATCCGAGAAGGTGGTTACCTTGCACCTGCACAAGCGGTGATCAGTGCTGGCCCATTAGGCGAAGTATGGGTTGATGCTGAGGTGTTTGAGCGTCAAGCGCACTGGATCTCGTCAGGCAGCAATGCGGTGATGACGCTAGATGCCATTCCCGGCAAAGAGTGGTTGGGTAATGTCGATTATGTCTATCCAATCCTAGACCCGAAAACTCGAACGTTACGTGTTCGTTTGAAGTTCTCGAATCCTAATGGCGAGCTCAAGCCAAACATGTTCGCCAATATTGCTTTGAAGCCAATCAGTGATGATGCCGTGCTCACCATTCCAAGATCATCGGTTATCCATTCAGGTGGCATGACTCGAGTGGTGCTGTCTGAAGGTGAAGGGAAATACCGTTCAGCACGCATTGAAGTCGGGCGTGAAGCTGGCGAGAAAATCGAGGTGTTGCAAGGGCTTGAACAAGGCGAACACATTGTGACTTCAGCGCACTTCATGTTGGACTCTGAATCTAGCCAATCCGCTGATTTGTCACGAATCAATGGCGTTGAAGAGCAAGCTGAAACCGTGTGGGCAAACGGTGAAATTTCCGATGTTATGCAAGGCAGTCGCATGGTGACGATTAACCATCAGCCTGTTCCTGAATGGGATTGGCCGGGCATGGTGATGAATTTCACCTTTGCGGAAGGCTTAGACATGAGTGACGTGAAACGTGGTAAGGCGATTGATTTTGAGATGAGAAAGACAGAGTCAGGGCAGTACGAGGTTGTTGATTACAAGGTCAACAAACACAAGATCGCCGGCGAAGTTTGGGTAACGGGTGACATCACCATGTTGATGTCAGATTTTGGCATGATCACCGTAAAACATCAGCCTGTCCCTGAGTGGAATTGGAAAGCGGGTGAAATGAATTTCCAAGCCAGTGATGACCTTGATTTATCTGAGTTTTCCGAGGGTCAAACCATTCGGTTTCTAGTGGCGAAGCAAGGTTCTGATTATGTGCTCAAATCTCTCGAACCGACGAATAGCACGGGTGAGGGCGAACTATGA
- a CDS encoding efflux RND transporter permease subunit, whose translation MINAIIRWSISNRFLVLVTTVAIVFGGLYSVKNTPVDAIPDLSDVQVIIKTSYPGQAPQVVEDQVTYPLTTAMLAVPGAETVRGYSFFGDSYVYIIFNDDTDMYWARSRVLEYLSQVAPNLPSSAKPTLGPDATGVGWVYSYVLQDKTGKHDLAELRSLQDWFLKYELQTVDGVSEVATVGGMVKQYQVQIDPAKLRAYDLTLQQVNKAIQDGNQETGASVVEIAEAEHMVRTTGYLTSIEDIQSLPLKVTDKGTPLLLGDIADINLGPQMRRGISELNGEGEAVGGVIVMRFGENASEVIDSVKSKLAELQAGLPDGVEIVATYDRSTLIDSAVENLWKKLAEEFIVVAIVCALFLFHIRSSLVIALSLPVGILGAFIVMHWQGINANIMSLGGIAIAIGAMVDGAIVMIENVHKHIERTPLTDKNRWQVIGKAAEEVGAPLFFSLIIITLSFVPVFALEGQEGKMFSPLAFTKTYAMAAAAGLAITLVPVLMGYFIRGNVLPEHKNPVNRSLVAMYKPLLNLSLKYPKVMIVIALGLMASAYYPTSKLGSEFIPPLDEGDLMYMPTTYPGISIGKARELLQQTNKLIKTIPEVETTWGKIGRAETATDPAPLTMIETVIQLKPRDEWRDGVTTESLRKEFDDLIQFPGLTNAWVMPIKTRIDMLATGIKTPIGIKIAGPDLSVIEGIGSELEPILNGVSGTASVYAERVAGGRYVTIDIKRRSAARYGLSIKEVQQVISTAVGGMNVGETVEGLERYPINVRYPQSYRDSVVKLQNLPLVTPNGARIALSDVADIRYEDGPPMIKTENARPNGWVFVDIEGRDLGSYVAEAQKVVTDQIVLPAGYSLAWSGQYEYMERAKERLSVVVPITIAIIMLLLYLSFRRVGEVMMIMLTLPLAMVGGLWLMHVLNYNFSIAVGVGFIALAGVAVEIGVIMLVYLNQAWHYKKLDAEQNQQALQSEYLTDAIREGAGLRVRPVMMTVLTVIIGLIPIMYGEGTGSEVMQRIAAPMIGGMASALLLTLLVLPAIFKLWKQREITHSQNETNK comes from the coding sequence ATGATCAATGCAATCATTCGCTGGTCTATTAGCAACCGCTTCTTAGTGTTGGTTACTACTGTAGCCATCGTATTTGGCGGCTTATACAGCGTTAAAAATACACCTGTCGATGCCATTCCTGATTTGTCAGATGTTCAGGTAATCATCAAAACCAGTTATCCGGGTCAAGCGCCTCAAGTGGTTGAGGACCAAGTAACGTATCCGCTCACAACGGCGATGTTAGCCGTGCCGGGAGCCGAAACGGTTCGTGGTTATTCGTTCTTTGGCGATTCCTACGTCTATATCATCTTCAATGATGATACTGATATGTATTGGGCGCGCTCTAGGGTATTGGAATACCTAAGCCAAGTAGCACCTAACTTGCCATCAAGTGCCAAGCCAACATTAGGGCCAGATGCAACCGGTGTGGGTTGGGTTTACAGCTATGTGTTGCAAGACAAAACTGGTAAGCACGACTTAGCAGAGCTTCGTAGCCTGCAAGACTGGTTCTTGAAATACGAGCTGCAAACCGTTGATGGTGTGTCTGAAGTCGCGACTGTCGGTGGCATGGTGAAGCAGTATCAAGTACAGATTGATCCTGCCAAATTACGTGCTTATGACTTAACGCTTCAGCAAGTCAATAAGGCGATCCAAGATGGCAACCAAGAAACCGGTGCGTCAGTGGTTGAGATTGCTGAAGCGGAGCACATGGTTCGCACTACGGGTTACCTGACAAGCATTGAAGATATTCAATCACTACCGCTAAAAGTGACAGACAAAGGTACTCCTTTGCTATTGGGCGACATTGCAGATATTAACCTTGGACCACAAATGCGTCGTGGTATCTCTGAACTCAATGGTGAAGGCGAAGCGGTTGGCGGCGTTATCGTGATGCGCTTTGGTGAAAATGCCAGTGAAGTGATCGACTCGGTGAAATCCAAGCTCGCTGAACTGCAAGCTGGTTTACCCGATGGCGTTGAAATTGTCGCGACTTATGACCGTTCGACTTTGATTGATTCAGCCGTTGAAAACCTTTGGAAGAAGCTGGCTGAAGAGTTCATCGTGGTTGCGATTGTGTGCGCGCTGTTCCTCTTCCATATTCGTTCATCATTGGTTATCGCGCTAAGTCTGCCTGTCGGTATCTTGGGTGCATTCATTGTGATGCATTGGCAGGGTATTAACGCCAACATCATGTCTCTTGGCGGTATCGCAATTGCGATTGGTGCCATGGTGGATGGCGCCATAGTGATGATCGAGAACGTTCATAAACACATTGAACGGACTCCGCTCACTGACAAAAACCGTTGGCAAGTGATTGGTAAGGCAGCAGAAGAAGTTGGCGCGCCGCTGTTCTTCTCTCTGATTATCATTACCTTGAGTTTTGTGCCTGTGTTCGCGCTAGAAGGGCAAGAGGGCAAGATGTTCTCGCCACTTGCGTTTACCAAGACGTATGCAATGGCCGCTGCAGCCGGTTTGGCTATCACGCTTGTGCCTGTGCTAATGGGTTACTTCATTCGTGGCAACGTGCTACCTGAACACAAAAACCCAGTAAACCGCAGCCTAGTGGCGATGTACAAGCCGCTTCTAAATCTCAGCCTAAAATATCCAAAGGTGATGATTGTTATCGCACTTGGCTTAATGGCGTCTGCTTATTACCCAACCAGTAAGCTTGGCAGCGAGTTCATCCCTCCTTTGGACGAAGGGGATTTGATGTACATGCCAACCACGTATCCGGGCATCTCAATAGGTAAGGCTCGCGAGTTGTTGCAACAGACCAACAAGCTCATCAAAACCATCCCAGAAGTTGAAACCACATGGGGCAAAATTGGACGTGCGGAAACGGCGACCGATCCTGCGCCACTGACCATGATTGAAACGGTTATTCAGCTAAAACCTCGCGATGAATGGCGTGACGGTGTCACTACGGAGTCGTTACGCAAAGAGTTCGATGATCTGATTCAGTTCCCGGGTTTGACTAACGCATGGGTCATGCCAATCAAGACTCGGATCGACATGCTAGCGACCGGTATTAAAACGCCAATCGGAATCAAGATAGCAGGGCCAGATCTGAGTGTTATTGAGGGTATCGGTTCTGAGCTTGAGCCAATCTTAAATGGTGTTAGCGGCACGGCTTCTGTTTACGCTGAACGTGTAGCCGGTGGTCGTTACGTCACGATAGACATTAAACGTCGCTCTGCTGCGCGATATGGCTTGAGCATTAAAGAAGTGCAACAGGTTATCTCGACTGCGGTTGGTGGCATGAACGTGGGCGAAACCGTTGAGGGGCTAGAGCGCTATCCAATCAATGTCCGTTACCCACAAAGCTATCGTGATTCTGTCGTTAAGCTGCAGAACCTGCCGTTAGTGACACCAAATGGAGCGCGAATTGCTTTGTCTGATGTCGCGGATATTCGCTATGAAGATGGGCCACCAATGATTAAGACGGAGAACGCGCGTCCTAATGGCTGGGTGTTCGTTGACATCGAAGGGCGCGACCTTGGTTCTTATGTGGCAGAGGCGCAAAAAGTCGTTACAGATCAAATCGTCTTGCCTGCCGGATATTCACTGGCATGGTCTGGTCAATACGAATACATGGAGCGCGCCAAAGAACGTTTAAGTGTCGTTGTGCCAATTACCATCGCCATCATCATGTTGTTGCTCTACCTCAGCTTCCGCCGTGTCGGTGAGGTGATGATGATTATGCTGACATTGCCACTCGCGATGGTTGGTGGCCTATGGCTGATGCATGTCCTCAATTACAACTTCTCGATTGCGGTGGGTGTGGGCTTTATCGCCCTTGCCGGGGTAGCTGTTGAGATAGGCGTCATTATGTTGGTCTACCTAAACCAAGCATGGCACTACAAAAAATTGGATGCGGAGCAGAACCAGCAAGCACTTCAGAGTGAATACTTAACGGATGCGATTCGTGAGGGTGCCGGACTGCGTGTTCGCCCAGTGATGATGACAGTACTTACGGTGATCATTGGCCTCATTCCAATTATGTATGGCGAGGGAACGGGCTCTGAAGTGATGCAGCGAATTGCTGCGCCAATGATAGGCGGAATGGCGTCTGCACTATTGCTTACCCTACTGGTGTTGCCTGCAATCTTTAAGCTCTGGAAACAGCGTGAGATCACGCACAGCCAAAACGAAACAAACAAATAA
- the copI gene encoding copper-resistant cuproprotein CopI, with translation MKKTLIAIALTLTTATAFAEMDHSAVDHSSKDHSGMDHSMMKSGEMDHSKMDHSMMKDGKMDHSMMNMGGMSEVGMPATGAKPDKVVHVLLSDDMKITFKNKVDIEPNDVVQFVVMNTGKIDHEFSIGSASEQLEHREMMKNMGNHAHDSGSTVTVKAGKAKQLLWHFHGDNKVEFACNIPGHAEAGMVKSLTL, from the coding sequence ATGAAAAAGACACTTATTGCGATTGCACTGACGTTAACTACTGCAACGGCTTTTGCTGAAATGGACCATTCAGCTGTTGACCATTCAAGTAAAGATCATTCAGGCATGGATCACTCGATGATGAAGAGTGGAGAGATGGATCATTCAAAAATGGATCACAGCATGATGAAGGATGGAAAGATGGACCATTCGATGATGAATATGGGAGGTATGTCTGAAGTGGGTATGCCTGCGACAGGCGCAAAGCCGGATAAAGTGGTTCATGTCCTACTAAGTGATGATATGAAAATCACATTCAAAAATAAGGTCGATATTGAGCCAAATGATGTAGTGCAGTTTGTTGTGATGAACACGGGTAAGATTGACCACGAATTCTCGATTGGTTCTGCCTCAGAGCAGCTAGAGCACCGTGAAATGATGAAAAACATGGGTAATCACGCTCATGACTCGGGTAGCACAGTTACGGTTAAGGCGGGTAAAGCGAAGCAATTGTTGTGGCATTTCCATGGTGATAATAAAGTAGAGTTCGCGTGCAATATCCCTGGTCACGCTGAAGCGGGCATGGTGAAGTCGTTAACGCTATAA